The Methylomusa anaerophila genome has a segment encoding these proteins:
- a CDS encoding DUF2271 domain-containing protein: MKTVGILSILALSLLLTACGDAVQPPRNEVPRPTPPAAAQIGAAASPGQVSIGFDFQRMHKRASDQLAVWIEDAQGKHVRTLLMTKFTAGGGYQKRPEAVPHWQKSFQPEANTGALDAVSSATPQSGRISLVWDCRDQAGAAVAPGVYVYKVEANIEWEKTALWQGTITVGPAAGQSAAVAVTNSDSPLLQAVQADFVPAS, from the coding sequence ATGAAAACGGTTGGCATCCTGTCTATTTTGGCGCTCAGCCTGCTATTGACTGCCTGTGGTGATGCCGTGCAGCCGCCGCGTAATGAAGTGCCGAGGCCGACGCCACCAGCAGCAGCCCAAATAGGCGCGGCGGCAAGTCCGGGTCAGGTTTCGATCGGTTTTGACTTTCAGCGGATGCATAAACGGGCCAGCGACCAATTAGCCGTCTGGATTGAGGACGCCCAGGGCAAGCATGTGCGTACACTGTTAATGACCAAATTCACGGCTGGCGGCGGCTATCAAAAAAGGCCCGAAGCCGTCCCTCACTGGCAAAAATCGTTTCAGCCCGAAGCCAACACCGGCGCCCTCGACGCCGTGAGCTCAGCGACCCCGCAGTCCGGCCGCATTTCGCTTGTCTGGGATTGCCGCGACCAGGCCGGTGCGGCTGTCGCCCCTGGTGTCTATGTTTACAAAGTAGAGGCAAATATCGAGTGGGAGAAAACCGCGCTTTGGCAGGGAACGATAACAGTCGGCCCGGCTGCCGGCCAGTCCGCCGCCGTCGCGGTGACCAACAGCGACAGCCCTCTGCTGCAAGCCGTGCAGGCTGATTTTGTCCCCGCTTCTTAA
- a CDS encoding nucleotidyltransferase family protein has product MSKITELTIDSIKDTLARDKERLTAKYHLSEIGVFGSYTRNEQHVRSDIDILVDFNQVISAFQFIDLKYELSDMLGAKVDLVSKKALKPRIGKRILDEVQYI; this is encoded by the coding sequence ATGTCCAAAATCACGGAACTTACTATAGATAGCATTAAAGACACGTTAGCTCGTGATAAAGAGCGGTTGACAGCAAAATATCATCTTTCGGAGATTGGTGTCTTCGGTTCCTACACTCGGAATGAACAACACGTACGATCGGATATTGATATATTGGTGGATTTCAATCAGGTAATCAGCGCGTTTCAATTTATTGACCTAAAATATGAACTGAGCGATATGTTGGGGGCAAAAGTCGATCTTGTCTCTAAGAAAGCGCTTAAACCTCGGATTGGTAAACGTATTCTTGATGAGGTTCAATATATATGA
- a CDS encoding HepT-like ribonuclease domain-containing protein, producing the protein MSRKKNREYRDYIEDIYNDLVRVREFTEGLTFEEFMLDVRTQYAVCKALENMGEASKHIPESIRRKFPQIPFKQMAGLRDVVTHNYDGIGYDMIWQVVTHDLPPIEGHLMDILSQNF; encoded by the coding sequence ATGAGCCGAAAGAAGAATCGTGAATATCGCGACTACATCGAAGATATTTATAACGATTTGGTGAGAGTGAGAGAATTTACAGAAGGGTTGACCTTCGAGGAGTTTATGCTTGACGTGCGGACACAATATGCTGTTTGCAAAGCGTTGGAGAATATGGGAGAAGCGAGTAAACATATTCCAGAGTCTATTCGCCGGAAATTCCCACAGATACCATTCAAGCAAATGGCCGGATTACGTGATGTAGTTACACATAACTATGATGGTATTGGTTATGACATGATTTGGCAAGTGGTTACGCACGATTTGCCACCGATCGAGGGACATCTTATGGATATATTATCACAGAACTTTTAG
- a CDS encoding MFS transporter — protein sequence MLRALRHRNFRLFFFGQGISLIGTWMQRTAIVWLVYRLTGSAQVLGTVDFLGQISGLVLIPFAGVMLDRCDRYKVVITTQVFSLLQATVLAALVLSQMIAVWQIVLLSIVLGMVNSFDMPARQSFISQIVDDKEDLSNAIALNSAMFNGARIIGPSVAGLAISAFGEGWCFLINAVSFAAVLVGLGLMQVNRLDAVNSCEENLMEGFRQGISYTYHVVPIRMALALLALISLAGMPVMVLMPIFAGEVLAGGADILGLLMSFFGMGALAGTIFLASRKTVLGLENIIVAGGSVFGIGLTVFAASKVLWLSLVLAFVMGIGLIVHMAATNTIIQTLVDEDKRGRVMSLYILSFGGIAPFGSLLGGYLAEFIGVSATFLTCGAICLAGIAAFAYARPVWRSHAEPIFRDKGLICED from the coding sequence ATGTTACGGGCCCTCAGGCACCGTAATTTTCGTTTGTTTTTTTTCGGGCAGGGGATATCCTTGATTGGGACATGGATGCAGCGGACAGCAATTGTCTGGCTGGTGTATCGTCTGACCGGGTCGGCGCAGGTGCTAGGCACAGTGGACTTTCTTGGGCAGATTTCCGGCTTGGTTCTTATTCCGTTTGCCGGGGTGATGCTGGACCGGTGTGACCGGTACAAGGTTGTCATTACGACGCAAGTTTTCTCTTTGCTGCAAGCGACGGTTCTTGCCGCCTTAGTGTTGTCGCAAATGATCGCTGTCTGGCAGATTGTCCTGCTGAGCATCGTATTAGGTATGGTTAACTCATTTGATATGCCGGCCAGGCAGTCTTTTATCTCTCAAATCGTGGATGACAAAGAAGATCTGAGCAATGCTATCGCCCTTAATTCTGCCATGTTTAATGGCGCCCGGATCATTGGTCCGTCGGTCGCGGGGCTTGCCATCAGTGCTTTTGGTGAAGGCTGGTGTTTTTTAATTAATGCCGTTAGCTTCGCCGCGGTGCTGGTGGGGCTTGGGCTCATGCAGGTAAACCGTCTGGATGCTGTTAATAGTTGCGAGGAAAACCTGATGGAAGGATTCAGACAAGGTATTTCTTATACGTATCACGTTGTGCCAATTCGGATGGCGCTCGCCCTGCTGGCTTTGATAAGTTTAGCAGGAATGCCGGTAATGGTATTGATGCCGATTTTTGCCGGCGAGGTATTAGCGGGCGGTGCGGACATATTAGGCTTATTGATGTCCTTCTTCGGCATGGGAGCTCTTGCCGGAACTATATTTTTGGCTTCCCGTAAGACAGTGCTGGGCCTTGAGAATATTATTGTAGCGGGTGGTTCTGTTTTTGGAATTGGGTTGACTGTGTTTGCCGCATCCAAAGTGCTGTGGCTGTCTTTAGTATTGGCCTTTGTCATGGGAATCGGGCTTATTGTCCATATGGCTGCTACAAACACCATCATCCAGACCCTTGTGGATGAGGATAAACGGGGACGGGTGATGAGTCTCTATATATTGTCCTTTGGCGGTATCGCGCCGTTTGGGAGCCTGTTAGGCGGTTATCTGGCTGAATTTATCGGGGTGTCGGCGACATTTTTGACATGTGGCGCCATCTGCCTCGCCGGTATCGCTGCTTTTGCTTATGCCCGCCCGGTTTGGCGCAGCCATGCTGAGCCCATTTTCCGGGACAAGGGCCTCATATGTGAAGATTGA
- a CDS encoding DUF169 domain-containing protein, whose product MESRLVKELKLRYEPVAVLLSNEKPEGALQSKEGHWSCTIPLFIAAAKGKTSVFERKTTGCPGGIVGLGFGQFPNYPGGIEYFLTVGKSGQFEGEGYKKNPELGAEFVECLPITNIPYHYVIFKPFSQVDSAKEKPELIVFYVNIDQLSALTVLANYFRPGNENVMIPFGSGCQSIFLIPYAEAQKENPRAVVGLTDITVRPMVEADMLSFSVPYKMFLDMEENIEGSFLEKHLWPRVAARIEKGSKVSV is encoded by the coding sequence ATGGAAAGTCGCTTGGTGAAAGAATTGAAGCTGCGTTATGAACCAGTAGCTGTTTTGCTTAGCAATGAAAAACCTGAAGGGGCACTTCAGAGTAAAGAAGGGCATTGGAGCTGTACAATTCCGCTATTTATTGCGGCGGCCAAAGGAAAAACATCCGTTTTTGAGCGAAAAACGACAGGATGTCCTGGTGGTATAGTCGGATTAGGCTTTGGTCAATTTCCTAATTATCCAGGTGGGATTGAATACTTTTTGACAGTTGGTAAAAGCGGTCAATTTGAAGGGGAAGGGTATAAAAAAAATCCAGAGCTGGGAGCAGAATTTGTAGAGTGCTTACCAATAACCAATATTCCCTATCATTATGTTATCTTTAAACCTTTCTCCCAAGTTGATAGTGCTAAGGAAAAACCTGAGTTAATTGTGTTTTATGTTAATATTGATCAGTTATCAGCACTTACAGTACTTGCAAACTACTTTAGACCAGGGAATGAAAATGTTATGATCCCTTTTGGCTCCGGATGTCAGTCTATTTTTCTTATCCCCTACGCCGAGGCGCAGAAGGAAAATCCGAGAGCAGTAGTGGGTTTGACAGATATTACGGTGCGTCCCATGGTCGAAGCGGACATGCTATCATTTTCTGTTCCGTACAAAATGTTTTTGGATATGGAAGAAAACATAGAGGGAAGTTTTTTGGAGAAACACTTGTGGCCCAGAGTAGCGGCGAGAATAGAAAAAGGAAGTAAAGTATCGGTTTAA
- a CDS encoding TIGR04076 family protein has protein sequence MSEKEILVKVTSTRGTCQVGHKEGDVFKVSTADPGGLCGAAYHTVFPIIALLTWDGKIPRDDPDRINTCCPDVENLVTFEIVRQEVEE, from the coding sequence ATGAGTGAAAAAGAGATTTTGGTTAAGGTAACTTCGACTAGGGGAACTTGCCAGGTCGGCCATAAAGAGGGAGATGTGTTCAAAGTGTCAACAGCCGACCCGGGCGGGCTTTGCGGCGCCGCTTACCACACGGTATTCCCGATAATCGCCTTATTAACCTGGGACGGGAAAATACCCCGGGATGATCCGGACAGAATCAATACGTGCTGCCCGGATGTCGAGAATTTGGTAACTTTTGAGATTGTCCGGCAAGAGGTTGAGGAATGA
- a CDS encoding beta-ketoacyl-[acyl-carrier-protein] synthase family protein, which produces MAMMDMNMRRVVITGLGAIAPNGIGKDEIWENSVAGKNCLDQITKFDTEKIPVKMAGEIRNFVETDFLSARQAHKLDVFTKYAIAASDLALKDSNADLNQVDKTRCGTYIGNCFGGWTFNDQQLRLLHTKGVDEFSPFVGTAWFPAAPQGEITIRNKLKGHSKTIDAGRASGLAAIGYGARAIAQGRADIILAGASEAVMTPFTFSAIYTEGVEEPSHRISENGIYQPFDKKRSGWIPGEGAAILMLEEYEHAQRRNAKIYGEIKGFSEIAGACHPRFLATDELGLDYTIAEALKEAEMDQNDIDLIMADGLGTSAGDLSEYQALQKSMSNVYSRIPVTVPKTMTGNLYGAAGALDAFWATLSIESNIALPTINYEDPDPLFDLTIVDETKTNLSIDNVLINGRGNGGICASLVIGSVCS; this is translated from the coding sequence ATGGCTATGATGGATATGAATATGCGACGGGTTGTTATTACCGGTTTGGGCGCCATTGCCCCTAACGGTATTGGCAAAGATGAGATATGGGAAAACTCCGTGGCCGGCAAAAACTGCCTGGATCAAATTACTAAGTTTGATACTGAAAAAATCCCGGTCAAAATGGCCGGTGAAATAAGGAATTTCGTGGAAACGGATTTCCTATCGGCAAGACAGGCGCATAAACTGGATGTTTTCACAAAATATGCAATAGCGGCAAGTGATCTGGCGCTGAAGGACAGCAACGCTGATTTGAATCAAGTTGATAAAACCAGATGCGGCACATACATTGGCAATTGTTTCGGCGGCTGGACCTTTAACGATCAACAATTGAGGCTGCTGCATACAAAAGGAGTTGACGAGTTTAGTCCTTTTGTGGGAACGGCATGGTTTCCGGCGGCTCCTCAAGGTGAAATTACAATTAGAAATAAATTAAAAGGACACAGTAAAACCATCGACGCCGGCCGGGCAAGCGGCTTGGCGGCTATCGGCTACGGGGCGAGGGCTATCGCCCAGGGAAGAGCGGATATTATCCTGGCCGGGGCCAGCGAGGCGGTGATGACTCCCTTTACCTTCTCGGCAATTTATACCGAAGGCGTGGAAGAACCCAGCCACAGAATTTCCGAAAATGGAATTTATCAACCCTTCGACAAAAAAAGAAGCGGTTGGATTCCCGGCGAGGGTGCGGCTATTTTAATGCTCGAAGAATACGAACACGCCCAACGGCGAAATGCAAAAATTTATGGAGAAATCAAAGGTTTCAGTGAAATTGCCGGCGCTTGTCATCCCCGTTTCCTGGCTACCGACGAATTGGGTCTGGATTATACTATCGCCGAGGCCCTTAAGGAAGCGGAAATGGATCAAAATGATATTGATTTGATTATGGCCGACGGCTTGGGAACAAGCGCTGGTGACTTAAGTGAGTATCAGGCGCTGCAGAAAAGTATGAGCAATGTTTATTCGCGAATTCCTGTTACCGTTCCCAAAACCATGACCGGCAACCTGTATGGCGCGGCCGGCGCTTTGGATGCATTTTGGGCAACCCTGTCCATAGAAAGTAATATCGCCTTACCCACTATTAATTATGAAGACCCGGATCCTTTATTTGATTTAACTATAGTGGATGAAACAAAAACAAACCTATCCATCGACAATGTCCTGATTAATGGGCGCGGCAACGGCGGGATATGCGCTAGTTTAGTCATTGGATCAGTCTGTAGCTAA
- a CDS encoding antibiotic biosynthesis monooxygenase family protein, translating to MEMDENTTLQEQLKEDVGPVILINQFNVKPEEADQLLKAWATDAAFMKQQAGFISTQIHRGIGKSCVFLNYAIWESVESFKRAFSNPEFQSRLADYPSSTVASPHLFRKVAVPGICVE from the coding sequence GTGGAGATGGACGAGAATACGACCCTTCAGGAGCAATTAAAAGAAGATGTGGGTCCGGTAATCTTGATTAACCAGTTTAACGTTAAGCCTGAGGAGGCAGATCAACTTCTTAAGGCATGGGCAACAGACGCCGCTTTTATGAAGCAACAAGCTGGCTTTATTTCCACCCAGATTCACCGAGGAATTGGTAAAAGCTGCGTATTCCTTAACTACGCCATTTGGGAGTCTGTTGAGTCTTTCAAGAGGGCTTTTAGTAACCCGGAATTTCAATCGCGGCTTGCAGATTACCCTTCCAGTACTGTGGCATCACCACATCTATTTCGGAAAGTTGCGGTACCGGGAATCTGTGTAGAATAG
- a CDS encoding acyl carrier protein, whose translation MEQQKLIEIIAKSLNIPSGEIAATTSLSHEIGVDSIEMVTLCRNLTKTFNCNLNVAEIKEADTVEKLFMYIEEKQKVS comes from the coding sequence ATGGAACAACAAAAACTAATTGAGATAATTGCCAAGTCATTAAACATACCCAGCGGCGAGATTGCCGCTACTACGTCTTTATCCCATGAAATAGGTGTTGATTCAATTGAAATGGTAACCCTTTGCCGTAATTTAACCAAAACCTTCAACTGCAATTTAAATGTCGCTGAGATTAAAGAAGCGGATACCGTCGAAAAATTGTTCATGTATATTGAAGAAAAGCAAAAGGTTTCTTAG
- a CDS encoding penicillin-binding transpeptidase domain-containing protein yields the protein MSPRQLFGWFVGCVEKQGKRYYFATNIQAPDGATGGKAREISKAILKELGVL from the coding sequence CTGTCCCCTAGACAACTATTCGGTTGGTTTGTTGGCTGTGTAGAAAAACAAGGAAAACGTTATTATTTTGCCACGAATATTCAGGCACCAGATGGAGCAACCGGTGGTAAGGCTAGAGAAATTTCCAAAGCAATTCTTAAAGAGCTTGGGGTCTTATAA
- a CDS encoding GNAT family N-acetyltransferase, which produces MKIIETERLYLRELLIDDKKELMKVLSNPESMEFYPNPFSEEKVEKWIQWNIENYKKYKHGLWAVILKEGEVFIGDCGITIQNIGDETVPEIGFHIIKEYCNRGFATEAALACKEYAFKILHYPEIFSYTAVRNIPSQKVAEKIGMRIYKYFEKYGEKQIVRVASNKVP; this is translated from the coding sequence ATGAAAATAATTGAAACAGAAAGATTGTATCTGAGGGAACTGCTAATCGATGATAAAAAAGAATTAATGAAAGTCCTTTCTAATCCTGAATCTATGGAATTCTATCCAAATCCGTTTAGTGAAGAGAAGGTAGAAAAGTGGATTCAATGGAATATTGAGAATTATAAAAAATATAAACACGGACTATGGGCTGTAATATTAAAAGAAGGCGAAGTGTTTATTGGAGATTGCGGCATAACAATTCAAAACATTGGCGATGAAACTGTACCAGAGATTGGTTTCCATATTATTAAAGAATATTGTAATAGGGGATTTGCAACGGAAGCTGCTCTTGCCTGTAAGGAATATGCATTTAAAATTTTACATTATCCTGAAATATTTTCATATACCGCAGTACGAAATATTCCATCACAAAAAGTTGCTGAGAAGATTGGTATGCGGATTTATAAATATTTTGAAAAGTACGGTGAGAAACAAATTGTTCGAGTTGCAAGTAACAAAGTGCCATAG
- a CDS encoding SDR family NAD(P)-dependent oxidoreductase: protein MERTALVTGAGKGIGKSIALRLAADGFHVILVSRTKERLEEVAGEISGGNGKSAYFTCDVSKQENVEEMISALMQTVAKIDVLVNCAGRSGGGKTAAMDDGLWHDIINTNLNSVYYVTKAVLKKGNMDSGSAIINIASTGGKQGVAFGAAYSASKAGVIAFSKALGKELAKTGITVNAVCPGFVESEMAQKVREANSKLLNIPVEDVKKKFENLIPIGRYIEPDEVAGMVSYLASDKARGITIQALNVCGGLGNY from the coding sequence ATGGAAAGGACAGCCTTGGTTACGGGGGCGGGTAAAGGAATTGGCAAATCCATTGCCCTGCGACTGGCGGCAGATGGTTTCCACGTTATTTTAGTGTCACGGACAAAAGAACGATTAGAGGAAGTTGCCGGTGAAATTTCTGGAGGCAATGGCAAATCCGCGTATTTCACTTGTGACGTTTCCAAACAGGAAAATGTGGAGGAAATGATAAGCGCCCTGATGCAAACGGTAGCAAAAATTGATGTGCTGGTTAACTGCGCCGGCCGCAGCGGCGGCGGCAAGACGGCGGCGATGGATGATGGACTTTGGCACGACATCATCAATACCAATCTTAATAGTGTTTATTATGTAACAAAGGCAGTTTTGAAGAAAGGAAATATGGATTCCGGCAGTGCGATAATCAATATCGCGTCAACAGGCGGGAAACAGGGTGTAGCCTTCGGAGCTGCGTACAGTGCTTCCAAAGCCGGAGTAATTGCCTTCTCCAAAGCTCTGGGGAAAGAGCTGGCCAAAACAGGGATAACAGTAAATGCCGTCTGTCCCGGATTCGTCGAGAGCGAGATGGCGCAGAAAGTCAGAGAAGCCAATAGCAAGCTGTTAAACATCCCGGTAGAGGATGTGAAAAAGAAATTCGAAAACCTTATACCCATTGGAAGATATATCGAACCGGATGAAGTTGCCGGCATGGTGTCCTATTTAGCATCTGACAAGGCAAGAGGAATTACAATTCAAGCCTTAAATGTCTGTGGCGGGTTAGGCAACTATTAA
- a CDS encoding cyclase family protein: MNLHSDRNDRNNYNIIDLSVPIDVNSWEPNPVKRTIVDHRTGADLLGETLVLMRGTNIFSRLKEMIKQKLGYGLDHRNFPEEKGLSLYTYQLTTHTGTHLDAPYHFGDVTQAGTKAKTITDIPLKWCFGNGVLLDVEADAAEAVSRGEIIAKLEEMNYRLQPFDIVLLKTGGDQYSGTPQYFTNFRGVSSEATEYLIDCGVKIIGIDSFGFDPPFGKMIEKYLSDRNVNYLWPAHFLGRKKEYCHIERLANLGQIANPIGFKVCCFPIKLTDSDAGWCRVVAIEG; this comes from the coding sequence ATGAATTTGCATAGCGACCGTAACGACCGTAACAACTATAACATTATCGATTTAAGTGTTCCTATTGATGTAAATAGCTGGGAACCTAATCCGGTAAAAAGGACAATAGTTGACCATCGAACCGGGGCGGACTTACTGGGAGAAACTCTGGTTTTAATGCGAGGTACAAATATTTTTTCCCGGCTGAAGGAAATGATTAAACAAAAATTGGGTTATGGCTTAGACCACCGGAATTTCCCGGAGGAAAAAGGTCTGTCGTTGTATACATATCAACTTACCACCCACACCGGCACTCACTTGGATGCCCCGTATCATTTTGGCGACGTCACCCAAGCCGGAACAAAAGCAAAGACCATCACCGATATTCCGCTGAAGTGGTGCTTTGGCAACGGCGTCTTGCTGGACGTGGAAGCGGATGCTGCCGAGGCTGTTTCCCGCGGGGAGATTATTGCCAAACTGGAGGAAATGAATTACCGGCTGCAACCCTTCGATATTGTCTTATTGAAAACAGGGGGAGATCAATATAGCGGCACGCCTCAATATTTCACAAATTTCCGGGGTGTTAGTTCCGAGGCAACAGAGTACCTGATTGATTGCGGCGTCAAAATCATTGGCATCGATAGTTTTGGTTTTGATCCTCCCTTTGGCAAAATGATCGAAAAATACCTGAGTGATAGAAATGTAAATTATTTATGGCCGGCTCATTTTTTGGGGCGGAAAAAAGAATATTGCCATATCGAACGATTGGCGAATTTAGGTCAGATCGCAAATCCCATTGGGTTTAAAGTATGTTGTTTTCCTATTAAATTAACCGATAGTGATGCGGGGTGGTGCAGAGTAGTGGCCATAGAAGGTTGA
- a CDS encoding MarR family winged helix-turn-helix transcriptional regulator, translated as MKFKLDDSLGFILNRTSTKLKNELFKCFKEYNVTPEQWAILNRLWEQDGVTPKELSESTFKDKPNTNRILEKLQMKELIVRKPHPVDKRAYQIFLTDRGWALRERLIPKAMQLLEEATVGIEKHKVVEMKTLLNQIYDNLK; from the coding sequence ATGAAATTTAAATTAGATGATTCATTGGGGTTTATTCTAAATAGGACAAGTACAAAGCTTAAAAATGAATTGTTCAAATGCTTCAAAGAATATAACGTTACGCCAGAGCAGTGGGCTATACTTAACCGTTTATGGGAACAAGATGGTGTTACTCCGAAAGAGTTATCGGAAAGTACCTTTAAAGACAAACCAAATACTAATCGCATCCTTGAAAAATTGCAAATGAAAGAGTTGATTGTCCGAAAGCCTCATCCGGTAGATAAAAGAGCTTATCAAATCTTCTTGACTGATCGCGGCTGGGCGTTAAGAGAACGGTTAATTCCTAAAGCCATGCAATTACTAGAGGAAGCAACAGTAGGAATAGAAAAGCATAAAGTCGTAGAAATGAAAACATTGTTAAATCAAATATATGATAATCTTAAGTAG
- a CDS encoding beta-ketoacyl-[acyl-carrier-protein] synthase family protein, with translation MKSKASEKRRVVVTGLGVISPIGIGKDKFWENCIKGKSGIKKIDRFPVDQFQSQICAAVDDFDPKEFDLKENQILRLDRYAQFAVAAAKMAIKESKLNMDEINPRRAGVSIANAISGTPFMEEEFLRQTEKGTEPFNTAWTSKALYPAFTYSTASLEVAAEFNFRGPCSTLPTGCAAGLDAIGFSFDMIRGGYSDVMITGASEAPICSVTLAAFDVLGAVSSKRNATPEKASRPFDKERDGFVLGEGCGILVLEEREHALRRGAVILAEIYGHGSTCNAYHMTELLPDGEDLKRALEIALQDAGVSPDQIDYISSHGSSTQQNDVNGTAAYKAVLGKRAYEVPVSSLKSMNGHALAAASAMEVVACVQSLVNKEIHPTINYEYPDSRCDLNYVPNKSIKKDNLNLILKDASGFSGIHSALVMGTESALGG, from the coding sequence ATGAAAAGTAAGGCATCGGAAAAACGGCGAGTGGTGGTGACTGGGTTAGGAGTCATTTCGCCAATTGGCATTGGCAAAGATAAATTCTGGGAAAATTGCATCAAGGGAAAATCCGGCATAAAAAAGATTGACAGATTTCCCGTAGATCAATTCCAATCACAAATATGTGCTGCTGTCGACGACTTCGATCCCAAAGAGTTTGATTTGAAAGAAAATCAGATATTGCGATTGGACAGATATGCCCAGTTTGCGGTAGCGGCAGCTAAAATGGCCATAAAAGAATCAAAACTTAATATGGATGAAATTAACCCGCGAAGAGCCGGCGTCAGCATTGCCAATGCTATTAGCGGCACCCCTTTTATGGAAGAAGAATTTTTAAGACAAACGGAAAAAGGCACGGAGCCGTTCAATACTGCCTGGACCAGCAAAGCTTTGTATCCGGCGTTTACCTATAGTACTGCTTCTCTCGAAGTAGCAGCGGAATTTAATTTCCGGGGACCTTGTTCGACTTTGCCTACAGGATGCGCGGCCGGATTGGATGCGATAGGTTTTAGTTTTGATATGATCAGGGGCGGATATTCCGATGTTATGATTACCGGCGCTTCGGAAGCGCCCATATGTTCCGTCACCCTTGCCGCTTTTGATGTTTTAGGCGCCGTCTCGTCCAAAAGGAATGCTACGCCGGAAAAAGCATCACGGCCATTTGACAAAGAGCGGGACGGTTTTGTTCTGGGTGAAGGCTGCGGCATACTGGTTTTAGAAGAAAGAGAACATGCTTTAAGAAGAGGCGCTGTTATTCTGGCTGAAATTTATGGGCATGGCTCAACCTGCAATGCTTACCATATGACGGAACTGCTTCCTGACGGGGAAGATTTAAAAAGGGCCTTGGAAATAGCTTTGCAGGATGCCGGCGTATCGCCGGACCAAATTGATTATATCAGTTCTCATGGCAGTTCCACCCAGCAAAATGATGTTAATGGGACAGCTGCTTATAAAGCAGTACTGGGAAAAAGGGCGTATGAAGTACCGGTCAGTTCTCTAAAATCGATGAACGGTCATGCCTTGGCCGCCGCCAGTGCCATGGAAGTGGTTGCTTGTGTTCAGTCATTGGTTAATAAAGAAATTCATCCAACGATTAATTACGAATATCCTGACAGTCGCTGCGACCTGAACTATGTACCCAATAAGAGTATAAAAAAAGATAATTTAAATCTGATTTTAAAAGATGCCAGTGGTTTTTCCGGCATTCACAGCGCGTTGGTAATGGGAACTGAATCTGCTTTGGGAGGCTGA